tcttctaatacctatctaatcaacagAAATATTATCATaataaattagcaaataaaaaccatgaccatcatcatcaaagaaagggcctttcatacaatttgaacacatcatttttaaaaaagaaaatactcctattaacgggacataatatgattaaaccatcaaaaaaaattacttttttttttactattttttggattgacctcatttcataacagccacatcgatcacagcaacaataacaacaacatcagaaacaaattgtagcaccttgataaaataatgtgccactgagtaagcaacacatgcttaactaaaaggaaacacagaagtctcttaggaactatgatgccatcgtatacttcatgggcacttgatgaattctattagagaaaagatTATTTCGAAGCAAGCAAACtgatataaaaacatcaaaacatatgagatacagccaaaagagcaaacagacactcaaaaaacagtatacattggactgttggagttatcctttccatgttggcttccttatatgagagagaatatatggtatttgttcttttgtgattgactcatttcactgagcataatggtttctagttgggaccacctggttttaaatagaataatatcattcttcttaatagctgaataacatTCACTCTTAGGATCCAAAGCCAAGGTCACAGGAAGACaatgaatgcttttaaaaaatgtcatgcaAAATGGACAAAAAAGGTTACTCGGTGCAAAACATTTCTTTGAAATCCATCTAGTTTTATATCACATGCATTTTCTGCATAATTTCTTATTATTCCTCAGTGTAtacaatttcaacatttttgggGTGGCAAAATAAACTTCCCTCTTgataccaaaaaaataaaaattacatagggcctggcgtgatagcatagaggctaaagtcctcaccttgaacgcgccgagatcccatatgggcaccagttctaatcctggccgccctgcttccgatccagctccctgtctgtggcctgggaaggcagttgaggacggcccaaagtgcattgggacactgtacctgcatggaagacctggaagaggctccgtgctcctggcttcagatcggctcagctctggccgttgtggccacttagggagtgaatcatcggatggaaggtcttcctctctgtctctcctcttctctgtatatctgcctttccaataaaaattaaataaatctttttcaaaaatcagcAAATGGATCTGTTCTGAAAACCATAGTTAAAATTATTCACTGGGGCCTAAACTCAACCACCTCCTGCATcctcgcatcccatatgggtgcaggcttgAGTCTGGGCTGTCCCACATCCAATCGAGCTCCCTGTTactagcctggaaaaacagtggaggatggcctaagtgtttgggctgatgcacctatgtggaagacttggaagaaacttggttcctggcttatgacattatagccatttgaggagtgcatCTGCAGACAATCTTTCTAGAAAGCTACCTTTCaaagagataattttttttcatgagatgtagcaaagcCATATTGTAAGGGACATTTGCAATCTCAGATGTTACAAGCAATCCTTCTCTTAtagatgatcaattaatgaatagcaaaaaacttattttaaaacaatttttaaattgctGCACTCCTTCAAAATAAAACAGAGCTGCTGAACTCTGAGGTTTGTGAACTGAGAGATCTTTGTCAGAGGCACAGAATCAGCCCCAGTGTTTGGATCCTTTCAAGAACCAAGGAGGCTGTTTGCTAAGTAAGGACtacaactcccagagtgccttgtGCGGTTGTCAGGAGCAACCAAGGAACACAGACCAACAGCCTTGCTGGAGTATGAAGAGGATCCCAGGCTCACTGTCAGTCAGCCATGGGCCAGGATTACTACTCTGTGCTCCAGATCACTCGCAACTCAGAGGATGCCCAGATCAAGAAGGCGTAAGTTGGGGTGGGGTCTTGGGCTTCATGGTGTGTCGGAGCAGGTGCTTCCCTCATCTTTTCCAAACCCAGCTTCTAGCACAGCTAGGGCAAGCAAAGCAAACCTTGACGCTTTTACATCTTACATACTgtgccctggctttggattgtgtCAGGCCCCAAGCTGGAAATTTGGATACCTTAGTTTTCACTCTGTCCCAACTCCTTCACTCTTTATGATCTATGCTTTATCTCCTGTCCTTGGTCCCTTAGTTTTCCTGGCATGAAATAGGGACAAAAGCACCATTTGAACTTTGTCCTGGATACAGTATTTCAGAGAACCAAAGGACCAAGAGGAGTGAAGTATTGAATGGGACTGAAGAGGctcagtcccaatacatgcatgCCAAGGCCAGCCAcgcatcctgtgattttccctgtggctgggtcTGAATCTAGAAACTTTACCtgggtgatctcagacttgacttgCATATGctgtcagtgcagggtcaggttcactTGATCATCTGCATCAGCCAGTGCACATaccggtggatgcagctgcctggtcagctccACCCAGCGcatatctcacatgaactgacaagtgctgtagcccagcccagccagcccaccacacacttgtgggtactacagcctagtctGGGTGACTTCCAATAGCCCCTATcaggccctctcccagccctggtttttgagCATGCCAACCTCTGCTAAGCCCAGTCCAGGCCAGCTTGCATCCTGCTTGGCTGttgtgcacacccatggatgCTACAGCGTAGCTCAGCCGACCTACCCCAGACCCCACCCTCACGTGTACCAACAGCTGCCACCATCTTGTCCCACCTGTCCCTATCCCTGTttgctcatgctcaccagcaacaGGGATAGCCTAGCAGAATAGTACCCACAGGTCCGCTGCCAGGCATACTCCCAGTACCTGCCAaagggtactgtggtccagctcttgtgtgtaccagtgggtgcggcagcctagcctagcccagcccagcccagcccagcccagcccaaccctgatgAGCCCACCCTCAGTCCCAGTTTTCATCCTCACCAAcggaagcagcagcccaacaaGGAAGTCCCCAGAGTTCtccaaccaggcccactcccagctccatgtATGCCAGTAGGTATTGTAGCCCAATCTGAGATGGACCATCCCCAGCGTTGGCATTCACCAGGAGgtactacagcctggctcagcccagtctgtccccagctCTCactagcaggtgcagcagcctagctcaTTAGgcccaccaacaggagctatgGCCTAACagggggagttccccaagtcctCCTACCAGGCCAgctacatgtgccagtgggtgctgtgcctAAACTGACATGGCTGGCCCTCCAgtgagtactgcagcctagcctgattGGTCCCTACCTATTCTAGCtctcatgtatgctggcaggtattgcagcccagcctggcccgtgCCACATCCTTTGTGGCTTCTGCAAGTGTCAACAGGGGCTGGAGCCTAGTCCAATATGGCCTGACCCTAGTCCCAGCGTACACATATGTTGATGGGTGCCgcagccttgcccagcatggTCTTTCCCttaactccagctcccacactCTGAGCTGAAGCCCAACAAGGGAGTTCCCagagttcccctactaggcccattCCAACTCTGGGTCTTGTGCCTGCTGATGGATGCTTTGACCTAGCTTGGTATGGCCTACCTGCTGTCTTAGCTCTCGCTGGTGGGTtatgcagtctagcccagccagtTGCAGCctataccctgtcctggctctcatgtgggcCAGttcatggatgctgcagcctagcccatcctggcTTGCCTCCCTCCCCTTACACCTGGCATGCAcaaatgtgggatgctgggactgcagcacccgcAAGTTCACTTGGAGAGCTAGAAGTGGTaacagactgagccaggctggatcatagaactcacctgacaggaacccacctgactaTGGGAGATGAAGCTGTgaggaggccaggcagggccaggctgcagtacctggggcagattctgtggtgAACTTGTGGTCTCATCTTTGTGGGatgctgggactgcagcacccgcAGGTTCACTTGGAGAGCTAGAAGTGGTaacagactgagccaggctggatcaTAGCACAAGAGCCAGGCCTGAGTGTGAGCTAGGCCAGGCAAGGTtgcagcacttgtcagcatttgtgCATCCCACAAAGATGAGACCACAAGTTcactacagaatctgcccccagatccaggtctctctcattttggtgggtattgtggcacagcctgacatggcccaccccctgctGCAACTCTCACAGACAGGTATTCTGGCCTAGCCTAGCCAGGCATTCCCTCAATCCCACCTTTTGCAAACACCAACAGGCATATGATGCTATTTAATCCCCTCTAAACCAGTCTCAGCTCTCTTGCCTacctgcaggtacagtggccaggtctatggaagaccccagaagtcattcctcccttgtcaaaacatgccctcagccactcccactctAATATGTCTGTTCTGCAGCACTACCCAACTCCCCCGTATGCCTGTATGGGGGTTGGGGGTGAGGGACAGCTTTGGCCTTGGCTGGGGTACCTACCAGGCTGTCAGTCAACCCTGCTCTCTCCTGGTCTCTGTCCAGGAAGATGAGCATTGCCCAGGTCACCCCAGATTTGCAAGCCTGGCGGGAAAGCACAGCACGGCTCAGCCCAGCCGCCCACCGTGACAAGGCGCACACTACCTTTCCCCTGCAGGTACCGGAAGCTGGCTCTGAAGAACCACCCGTTGAAATCCAGTGAGCCGTCAGCAGCTGAAACCTTCAGGCAGATAGCCGAGGCCTACGACGTGCTGAGCGACCGTGAGTGCCTGTGGCGATGCCCAAGCTTCATCCAGGGCCCACCTGCAGCCTAGACGGCCGGGTTTCTGAGGGAAGTCTCTAGACGGGTGGGTTTTCTGAGAGAGTGACCGCTCCTCATAAAACCACCTCAGCGAGGAAAACAACAAAGGGTCGCCTTCCCTGTCGACACACCTCGGGAGGGCGACTGGCAGCAGCCCGCACCCGCGGGGCAGAAGGCGGGGCCACGCATGCGCGTCACGTGTCCAAGCAGTGGGGCAGAGCGGCAGGGAGAGGCCAGGAGCGGAGAGAGTGGCTCTTCTGTGGAAATCAGAAGAGCGGGGAGACATGGGGATCCCTGGTGGACTAGAGCTTTCTCTGAGGGCTTGTCCTGGAGTTGAGGGTGCTGGACAGCAAAGTGGCTGGCTTCTCTAGTTTCCAGCCCTGAGTGTTAAAGATTTCAGGGTTCACAGACGCTAGGATATTAAAACGCTAATATTCTTAGACTCTAAAATGATGAGTTTCTGCGCTTCTCATGATcccagcaaagccaggagccatgtggacAGACCGAAGGCAAATCCCAGGCCTGGATTCTGACCTTGGCCTCACCTCTTCCAGCCGATCCACTCCCGGCCCACTCTCAAGAGCGGTTTGGATGGGGAGGGGGACATACCCATGTATACCCTGCATGAGTTGACCCTGAGCGTCCAGCTTCTCATTCCATATCCACAGCTGTGAAGAGAGGCATCTATGACAAGTTTGGAGAGGAGGGCCTGAAGGGCGGCGTTCCCCTGGAGTTTGGATCCCAGACCCCGTGGACAACTGGTTACGTCTTCCATGGCAACCCTACCAAGGTTTTCCACGAGTTCTTTGGTGGAGACAACCCCTTCAGTGGTGAGAGAGCTCATCTACCTTGCCTGATGGGATACAACTGGAAAAGACAGCTTTCTTTGGATAGCTTTATTACTCTGAaatgcgcatgcacacacacacagagaataggtgttttttgtttgtttgttttttgttttgttgttttgttttttaaaaggtaaaacagGAGACAGGCATTGTGGCAGAACCAGTTAAGTTACTGTTTGGGatgactgcatcccatatgaataccagttttggtcatagctgctccacttctgatctggctccctgctgattgtgcttgggaaagcaagtgaatgatggcccaaatgttgagcccctgccacccatgtgggaaacccagatggaatttcaagttcctgtcttctgccaaactactgaggccacttgggaagtgaacccacagATAGAGGATTCTCTAACCACCcccagcacacatacacacacacacacacacacacacacacacacagtgactctgctttacaaagaaataaatcttaaaaaaaaaaaaaaagaactgaaaggcCGGAGTCTGATGCAGTAACCTcgtggctaactccttgccttgcacacaccgggatcccaaaagggcaccagttcatgtcctagctgctccacttgccatccagctcccttcttgtggcctgggaaatcaatagaaGACGCtcaaaacctttgggaccctgtacccatgtgggagatccagaggaagctcctgggttgagatcggctcagctccacctgttgtggtcacttgaggagtgaaccagtggacggaagatctttctctctgtgtcttcttctttctgtacatctgactttccaataaaaataagtaaatctcaaaacaacaacaaaaacacacaaaaaacaaaagtcCTTGGAAAACTGCTGTTTCAAATTAGCCTATCAAGAGGGCTGTTCTTTCTCGCAATCACATAGGTCAACCCTGATGCCAATGGTGCTTGACTTGCCTCTGACAGATATGGAACGAGTGGGGCCCACGGAAATACTGCTGCCCAGAAGACCCCTGTCTCCAAGACAGTGTTAAACAGCTCCAGCTGAAGCCACAGGCACATGCCTCCTTTGGTTCTTCCTGCCTTCCCAATAGCTCAGAGTTTACCCAATGAACACAATTCAACGGCAGGCTGGGAAATATTAGCTCTACAGATTTCTCCAGTGCAGAGTGTACCCAGGGAGGACGGACGGAATGCCAGGTGCTGGTGCATCCACCAGGTGGCAGTTTATAACTGAGTATTTTGAAATGTCTATTTTGGATTTAGTTTCattcatttgtaaggcagagataaaacagaaggaagactGTGCAATGGCTCACTTCCCTAATGCCTACAATAGGCAGAgtggatcaggctgaaaccaggaacctagtgctccatcttggtctcacgcatgggtagcaggggcccaagcactggattCCTGATCTGCTGCCTTCAAGGTACAATAGCAGTGCACACATATGCCTGCACAGCAGGAGTCTTTTCTGTCACTCCCTGGTGCCACCACTAGAGGGTGCAGCTCTCTGTCCTGATACGTTGCAGTAGAGCAGTGGGCTGATGGTTGAAGTACTTCCCCATATTGGAGGAGGAAGAATCAGGGAAGCTGGCTGTGGAACGCAGGAGGGGTTgcggggaaggagggagagaagattcTAAGGTAGTGGGTGAAGCAGTAGGATCTGGCAGGGCCTAGGCTATCTGAGTCTGAGAGGTGGGGCTAGAATGCTGGTGGTAATTACGCTTAGGGCCTTGAAGAGGAGGTGAGAGCAGGATGGGGGAGATGTGTGTATCCCTGAATCCGAGTCTGAGGACACGGTTTCTGTTACTCCTCTCCTTACCTCCCATAGAGTTTTTTGACACAGATGGAAATGAGGTGGATTTGAACTTTGGAGGGCTCCGGGGCCGAGGGGTTAAGAAGCAGGAACCTCCAATTGAACGAGATCTGTATCTATCACTGGAGGACTTATTCTTTGGCTGCaccaaaaaaattaagatttctcGGCGGGTGAGTATTGGGCTGGTGCATGATGGGAGCCCAGAGCCACCTCCctttctcatcccagcagctaaGATGTGGCTGGATAGAATGATCAGGCACTCTTAGCTTGACAGTCCTTAGTGCTACCAGATATAAAAGCTGGGTAGGACCATTGAAGGCATTAGCCTCTTTTGCCCAGGGCATCAGTTCCTCTGCGCCATCCATTTTCCTTCCCCTCAGCCCCTCCCACCTGCCTAACCCCCTTCCAGAGAGAACCTGGAGGGCTGCCAGGGGGAGGAGACTCCTTGAATCCTGCTCTCTGGTCATCACCAGACCACACCTCcagggttcccactggtgtgtgcctGATGGAGTAAGAAGGACATGTGGGCAGAGAGTCTGCAGGGTGACCAAGGTTGAGGATCCCAGAGTCCCATGCTTGCTGGGAAGAGTACAGTGGATACTGGCCACTGCGATACTGTGGACCAGCCGCTGGGGCAAGGGTGGACAGACAGCACAATGGCGATTGCTTGGGTGAGGCTCAGATGTGCTGGCTTCTGTGTGCTTTATCCCTCTGGGATGAGAAACTTACGCAGGAACAGCATCTCTGGGATTTGGAGGGAAGAGCTGAGTACATTCTCCCGTGCATGATGGGCTAAGCCCGGGAGCTTCtgagggctggggtggtgggTTTGGCTAACTTGTACCAGCTGCTTGGCCTCTCAGGCCTCAGCTCCGTGACACCCCTGCCACCTGGAACCTTGGATTCTTGGCTCCTGTTGCCACAGGTGCTGAATGAGGACAGGTACTCGTCCACCATCAAGGACAAGATCCTGACGATCGACGTGCGGCCTGGCTGGAGGCAGGGTACACGCATTACCTTTGAGAAGGAAGGGgaccaggtgaggggctgagggaaGCAAAGGAGGGAAGACCAGGATGCAGAGCACGAAGGACAGTCCCTGATGCGGCCTTGGTGTCTTTCTGGGGAGCCAAGGCCAGAGAGGGAGGGGCCTCATGCAGAGCAGGGGAAAAGAACAGGCAAGCTTTGACCTCATGCGGTTGGTTGCCGGACTGCTCTGAATAAGCCTTGCTACAAAAGTTGCTCAGCAGCCTTGGTGAGTCAGAcacttattttaagaaaaagagaactgAAGCGCCAAGATGAGGCCAAGAGCTTGAGTGTCTGGGGTGGAGAGAAAGGACTTCATCTCCCCACACTGCTTGCCCCCTTTGTCATTTACAAAAATAAGttgtttccataaaaataaacgCCCTGCAAGGCCCAGCTGCCATGCTTGCCACCTCTGGGAAGCCTTCTCTGACCTCTCCTTGAAGGTCAGTTCCCCCCAGAGCCCTCAGCCTCTGGGGCTTCTCTTTAGCCTTGAATGTGATTCACAATGTGTCTGGCCTCATTAGACCCAGAACCCTTGTAGAGAGGTAGTGGGAAGTAGGCTGATTTCCTAGAAGGGACTGTTGCAGGGTTTTGTCAACTTACGCTTGGCGAGTCCAGGAGTTTGGAGTAGGACTTGCTGAACCCTGTGCTCCATCCATCACCTGAGGGTGGCTGTTCTGGGCATGCTCAGTAGAAGAGAAGTCGTGGGTCCAGGGCACAATCTATCCAGAAAGGCTCTCCTGGAAAACCTGCTCTAATCCTCCCATTGTGCAGCTGGGGCCCTGGAGATTAAAGAAGCAAGAAGCTGCCCAGGACATCCAGCCCACTAGTCCCTCTCCCTCCTTGTCCTCCCCTGCCCAGGGCCCCAACGTCACCCCAGCCGACATCATCTTCATTGTGAAGGAGAAGCTGCACCCTCGCTTCCGCAGGGAGAACGATAACCTCATCTTTGTGAACCCCATCCCTTTGGGCAAGGTGAGCAGGCAGGAGGTCGGCGGGGAGGGCTTCTGTTCCAGGTGGGGGTCTCCACCTCCAAtctccctgctccctcctccctgctgcacAAGCCTGCGTGCAAACCCACACTCCTATCTCAGCAGCTCTGCCCCGCCCacatcctgccctgccctgctgcctaaCCTCCATCCTCGTGTTGCTATGGACACTCCCCCCAAGTCCCACAGGGGCCTTATCACCTGGCATCACACCTGTGCCCCAGCACACGGTCCAGGGGCCTCAGCTCCCATACACACTTTTTATTGCCATCTCGGTCACACCATGTTTCCTACATTAGCCTCAGGGTTACCTGCCACTCcgtgagccctggaggggaggtcacgggcTGGGTCATTCACCTGGTGGTTGTTTGTCACCCTGGTGCCCGATTCAGGGCCTGTTACTGGATAGCCTGGTGCAAGACTTCCTAAGAAGGATGGCCACGGTGACCCTCCCTACCTCCCTGCGCCTCTCCAGGCACTCACCTGCTGCACCGTGGAGGTGAAGACACTAGATGACCGGCTGCTCAACATCCCTATCAATGACATCATCCAGTGAGTTCATCTGCCTTGAGCCCCAGTAGCGAAGAGGCAGGCTTGGCCTGGGGCTTCAGGGACGGTGTGTGCAGGCTGTAGTCAGTCCTAGAGTCCTGTtctgagaggggaggagaggactgAGGGACAGCCCATTCGCTAGCCCAGATGCTCAGGACTGCCTGACTTGCACAAAGCCACTGTGGAGGCTGGAGATTGCCAGTGTTGTAATAgccctctgctgtctctgcctctgAGCCACTTGTCTCCTTCGGCATGGGAAAGTTTGTCCTTCAGCCTGGCACCCTCGTTCCACCCCAGGGTCTGCTCATCCTTTGCTCACCCAGGGGCCCCTGTGAATAGGTGTCCCAGTGAGCCCCACACTCTGTCCTTGGGATCAGTGAGTAGGGGGCCTGGGCCCTGCTTGCTGAGTCCACTTCTTCCATCCTCCCAACTCAGTCCCAAGTACTTTAAGAAGGTGCCGGGCGAGGGCATGCCTTTACCTGAGGACCCAGAGCAAAAGGGAGATCTCTTCATCTTTTTCGACATTCAGTTTCCCACTCACCTCACACCCCAGAAGAAGCGGATGCTGCGCCAGGCCCTGCTGACCTAGCTCCACAGGCTTGGGCCGGGGGCTTGGATGAGGCCAGCTAGGCCTGAATGAGCCCTGCTCCCACAGCCACGCTATGCTCAGCTGTGATGCAAGTGGGGACTCACATCAacataataaagatttattttctatccTGTAGCTGCACGCAGAAGATTGTGTTGGGCAGGAGCCTCCCACCTCGCTTCTGGTGGGGGCCTGAGGGAAAAAGTGAACTCACCAAGATCCCTGTCCTGGCACCATGATGTGGGCAGTGCCTGAGGGTCTCGGAGTCTCTGGGATCCCATCTTGGCACAGGGGAGCCATGCTGGAAGGGTGGACTCTGTGGTATGGTGTGAGCACAGGAAGACTGTCGCACGAGTCAAACTCGTGtgccctgtcactctgtcctcaGTGACAAAGCCAGCCTGAGAACCTGGTAAGCTACTTCCCACTCACACTGCTCTTCGTAACAGCAGCAAGACCACAcaagctctggcctggccttagCTGCCTTGTCTGCAATGCAGTCCCAGGACTGCCTCTGGACAGGGTAGACTAGGAGACACGAGACCAGGTTGGGCCTCTGCCCTCTTGACTTGCTATGAAGATTAAGTGGAAGTGCTTGGTGACTTCATGGAGAGTTCCAGCATCACTGGCCATGTGGCCTGGAGGAGGCCCAAGGCTCCAGGCCTTGTGGGCAGCTGCAGCCCACATTACCTTCCCGAGTGTGAGATATATAGTCTGGCTGATGAGACTGGGTGGCTGTTCCTCTGGAGTGGTTAGAGGTGACAATAAAAGGCTCCAGGTCATCTGAGGTACTTGGAATCCCACCGTCCAAAGCATATTAGTGTCAGGTGTTTTTCTTAACTGAGGGCTTGGTGGCACTGGGcagcctttttaaattttatttttaatttttttttcagatttatttatttgagaggcagttacagagagagagggacagaaatcttccatccattggttcactctcttgatgtccacaatagccagagctggatcaggatcaagccaagagcctggggtttcttctgggttgcccatatgggttcaggggacCACACACCTAGGCCATCCTCCATAGCATTTttaggccattggcagggaggtgagtaggaagtagaacagccaggacatagaccagtacccatatgggaagctggcatcacaggcaaccacttaccctgctatgccacaacggcTGCCATTTTTTAGGTCACCACaaaggcagcagcaggaagaccTGGAGATGAAGGCTCTGGACCTAGGATTCTAGaaagcactgtggtgtagcaggcttagcagccacctgtggcaccagcatctcatgtgattactagttcaagtcccagaggcTCTTCTACtaccagtccaactccctgcctgtgct
The sequence above is a segment of the Ochotona princeps isolate mOchPri1 chromosome 4, mOchPri1.hap1, whole genome shotgun sequence genome. Coding sequences within it:
- the DNAJB13 gene encoding dnaJ homolog subfamily B member 13, producing MGQDYYSVLQITRNSEDAQIKKAYRKLALKNHPLKSSEPSAAETFRQIAEAYDVLSDPVKRGIYDKFGEEGLKGGVPLEFGSQTPWTTGYVFHGNPTKVFHEFFGGDNPFSEFFDTDGNEVDLNFGGLRGRGVKKQEPPIERDLYLSLEDLFFGCTKKIKISRRVLNEDRYSSTIKDKILTIDVRPGWRQGTRITFEKEGDQGPNVTPADIIFIVKEKLHPRFRRENDNLIFVNPIPLGKALTCCTVEVKTLDDRLLNIPINDIIHPKYFKKVPGEGMPLPEDPEQKGDLFIFFDIQFPTHLTPQKKRMLRQALLT